A section of the Oreochromis niloticus isolate F11D_XX linkage group LG9, O_niloticus_UMD_NMBU, whole genome shotgun sequence genome encodes:
- the tcf24 gene encoding transcription factor 24, producing the protein MVGRQALRMDSGNCSGAVVDDSPGSSPSSSPSPDGRRRELHRARVLQSGGIGGRGRPAAANAARERSRVQTLRNAFLELQRTLPSVPPDTKLSKLDVLILATTYIAHLTRTLQEEGTEEGEGTKQTEALHSLKGEGYLHPVKKWPMRSRLYVGATGQFLNTSSPSESEDQGPSSSTSQ; encoded by the exons ATGGTTGGAAGACAGGCGCTCCGAATGGACAGCGGTAATTGCTCCGGAGCAGTGGTGGATGACAGTCCAGGATCCAGCCCGAGCTCCAGCCCGAGTCCAGACGGTCGTCGGCGGGAGCTCCACCGGGCCAGAGTGCTCCAGAGCGGCGGGATCGGCGGCAGAGGACGCCCGGCAGCAGCGAATGCGGCGAGGGAGAGGAGCCGGGTACAAACGCTGAGGAACGCCTTCCTGGAGCTTCAAAGGACTTTGCCCTCAGTGCCGCCGGACACCAAGCTGTCCAAACTCGACGTGCTGATACTGGCCACCACCTATATTGCCCATCTGACTCGAACTCTGCAGGAAGAAGGCACAGAGGAAGGAGAGGGCACGAAACAAACAGAGGCGTTACACTCACTGAAAGGCGAAGGCTACCTGCACCCGGTGAAG AAATGGCCAATGCGATCCAGGCTGTACGTTGGAGCAACCGGGCAATTCCTAAACACTTCAAGTCCTTCAGAGTCAGAGGATCAAGGCCCATCGTCGTCCACCTCCCAGTAA